One window of Nostoc sp. C052 genomic DNA carries:
- a CDS encoding pitrilysin family protein, producing the protein MTSTLRKLPRLNAPTLHQLPNGLTIIAEQMPVEAVNLNLWIKVGSAVESDAINGMAHFLEHMIFKGTERLASGEFERRIEERGAVTNAATSQDYTHYYITTAPKDFAELAPLQIDVVSNASIPDDAFERERLVVLEEIRRSEDNPQRRTYRRAMQTAFDRLPYRRPVLGPESVIAELKPQQMRDFHANWYQPQSITAVAVGNLPVEELIATIAEGFTKAIPQPITDGINRVSPLNPESPFTEIVRQEFIDESLQQARLVMVWRVPGMTQLDRTYGLDVLAGILGHGRTSRLVRDLREERGLVSSISVSNMSNELQGIFYISAKCAVENLAIVEDAIAQHIGKLQTELVTESEIARIGRRVANRYVFGNETPSDRSGLYGYYQSLVGDLEPAFNYPAIIQSQDATNLMQAAKEYLSPDAYGVVFVKP; encoded by the coding sequence ATGACCTCAACCCTACGGAAACTTCCCCGTCTCAATGCCCCGACACTACACCAGTTGCCCAATGGTTTGACAATCATTGCCGAGCAAATGCCAGTTGAAGCCGTAAACCTCAACTTGTGGATTAAAGTTGGTTCTGCTGTAGAATCTGATGCCATTAACGGTATGGCTCACTTTTTAGAACACATGATTTTTAAAGGAACAGAACGACTAGCTAGCGGCGAATTTGAACGTCGAATTGAAGAGCGGGGTGCTGTTACCAATGCCGCTACGAGCCAAGATTATACTCATTACTATATAACTACTGCCCCCAAAGATTTTGCCGAGCTTGCGCCACTACAAATAGATGTAGTATCAAATGCGAGTATTCCTGATGATGCCTTTGAACGTGAGCGATTGGTAGTTTTAGAAGAAATTAGGCGTTCCGAGGATAATCCCCAACGGCGTACATATCGGCGGGCGATGCAAACAGCCTTTGATCGGCTACCCTATCGCCGTCCGGTATTGGGGCCAGAATCGGTGATTGCCGAACTGAAACCCCAGCAGATGCGGGATTTTCATGCTAATTGGTATCAACCGCAGTCAATTACTGCTGTAGCTGTGGGAAATTTGCCCGTAGAAGAATTAATTGCAACTATTGCAGAAGGATTTACAAAAGCTATTCCCCAGCCCATTACAGACGGGATTAATCGCGTCTCTCCCCTGAATCCTGAATCACCATTTACAGAAATTGTCCGTCAAGAATTTATCGATGAAAGTCTGCAACAAGCAAGGCTAGTAATGGTTTGGCGAGTTCCCGGAATGACACAGTTAGATCGCACCTATGGATTGGATGTTTTAGCCGGAATTTTGGGACATGGACGGACATCAAGACTGGTGAGAGATTTACGAGAAGAACGGGGATTAGTTTCGTCAATTTCTGTGAGCAACATGAGCAATGAACTGCAAGGGATATTTTACATTTCAGCTAAATGTGCAGTGGAAAATTTAGCAATTGTAGAGGATGCGATCGCTCAACACATTGGCAAACTCCAAACAGAGTTGGTAACAGAATCAGAAATTGCCCGTATAGGGCGGCGAGTAGCTAATAGATATGTTTTTGGCAACGAAACACCAAGCGATCGCTCTGGTTTGTATGGTTATTATCAATCTTTGGTAGGAGATTTGGAACCCGCCTTTAACTACCCAGCGATCATCCAGAGCCAAGATGCAACAAACTTGATGCAAGCAGCTAAAGAGTATCTATCTCCAGATGCTTATGGTGTAGTTTTTGTCAAGCCGTAA
- a CDS encoding fructosamine kinase family protein: MWTQIDTHISQVTGEKFQSQQRRSIGGGCINQGYAVSNGEITYFVKLNQVSQVAMFEAEALGLKEMLATASIRIPKPICWGTADNSSYIILEWLELASGNGNSWQEMGRKLAAMHKASSSQSFGWKINNTIGSTPQINTWTADWTEFYIKHRLGYQFQLARRRGGNFPQQDKLLAAIPELLANHQVQPSLVHGDLWGGNAGCTASGEPVIFDPATYFADREVDIAMTELFGGFPAAFYKGYNEVFPLDAGYEQRKTLYNLYHILNHFNLFGGSYDSQANRMIDQILR; the protein is encoded by the coding sequence ATCTGGACTCAAATCGACACCCATATTAGCCAGGTGACTGGCGAAAAATTTCAGAGTCAGCAACGGCGATCAATTGGTGGTGGGTGCATCAACCAAGGTTATGCTGTCTCTAATGGTGAGATAACCTACTTCGTCAAGCTAAATCAAGTATCCCAAGTTGCGATGTTTGAAGCTGAGGCGTTGGGCTTAAAGGAAATGCTAGCAACAGCTAGTATTCGCATCCCCAAACCAATTTGCTGGGGTACTGCTGATAATTCTAGCTACATCATCCTGGAATGGTTGGAACTTGCTAGCGGTAACGGCAACTCATGGCAAGAAATGGGACGCAAGTTAGCGGCAATGCATAAAGCTAGCAGCAGTCAAAGTTTTGGTTGGAAAATTAACAATACCATAGGTTCCACGCCGCAAATCAATACTTGGACAGCAGACTGGACAGAATTTTATATTAAACATCGCTTGGGTTATCAATTTCAGTTGGCAAGGCGGCGGGGAGGTAATTTTCCCCAGCAAGACAAGTTATTAGCAGCTATCCCTGAGCTATTGGCAAATCATCAGGTACAACCTTCCTTAGTACACGGCGATTTATGGGGTGGAAATGCTGGGTGTACTGCATCCGGGGAGCCAGTGATATTTGATCCAGCAACTTATTTTGCAGATAGAGAAGTTGATATCGCCATGACAGAATTATTTGGTGGTTTCCCCGCAGCGTTTTATAAGGGTTACAACGAAGTGTTTCCGTTAGATGCAGGTTATGAGCAAAGAAAAACACTTTATAACCTGTATCACATTTTGAATCACTTCAATTTATTTGGGGGTAGTTACGATTCCCAAGCCAATAGGATGATTGACCAGATTTTACGATAA
- a CDS encoding histidine phosphatase family protein, with translation MTLNLYLLRHGETTFSQSGNFCGETDAELTSEGMQMASAFADVYQQLKWEGVYVSPMKRAIATAKPFCDAIGIDMQLRDGLREGSYGEWETKSKSFAQENYAENYVKWVTEPAWNAPLGGETAVDIANRSMPVIAEIQEKHPQGNVLVVSHKATIRIMLCSLLGIDLGRYRYRVNILVASVSMVKFDVNGPLLEILGDRHHIPDRIRSRPGT, from the coding sequence ATGACACTCAATTTATATTTACTGCGACATGGAGAAACTACTTTTAGTCAAAGTGGTAATTTCTGCGGTGAAACTGATGCGGAGTTGACTTCTGAAGGTATGCAGATGGCATCCGCTTTTGCCGATGTTTATCAACAATTGAAGTGGGAAGGGGTTTATGTTAGCCCGATGAAGCGCGCAATTGCAACTGCCAAGCCATTTTGTGATGCTATCGGTATAGATATGCAGTTGCGTGACGGACTCAGAGAAGGTAGTTACGGCGAATGGGAAACTAAGAGTAAATCATTTGCCCAAGAGAATTACGCAGAAAACTATGTAAAATGGGTGACAGAACCAGCTTGGAATGCACCATTAGGTGGAGAAACTGCGGTAGATATTGCTAACCGTTCTATGCCTGTAATTGCTGAAATTCAAGAAAAACATCCCCAAGGTAATGTTTTAGTAGTTTCTCATAAAGCTACGATTCGGATTATGCTTTGCAGTTTACTGGGAATTGATTTGGGACGCTATCGCTATCGGGTGAATATTTTGGTCGCGTCGGTAAGTATGGTTAAATTTGACGTTAATGGCCCTTTGTTAGAAATATTAGGCGATCGCCATCATATACCCGATCGCATTCGCTCTCGCCCAGGAACATAA
- a CDS encoding YafY family protein, with amino-acid sequence MPRKKETITLSIPPGTKEQLEAIARQLNINWGKEPSISGLIVAIAQQSVEVGKPFTLDLNQVNALQQAIKALNDAGHIGEAQTVLALLLERGNLEAPLRQLLMKQLSQPIQEWRNTIEELSKAKQPFYILYSNSQGQELDYKVRHAEVRFFEKRFYLMIWCEETADVENDIPELPELWHNRCLSFERIKSVVPTSGDWRGELDYVKVQLHFRGWLAKAYQPKEDDIEDDMINDVRQVVRRVANPFWLIREVSRYWEDCVIVSPESLRDRLKQKLLTLCQLYDIETRS; translated from the coding sequence ATGCCCAGAAAAAAAGAAACGATTACACTGTCAATTCCGCCAGGAACTAAGGAACAACTAGAAGCGATCGCTCGCCAACTCAATATCAATTGGGGCAAAGAACCGAGTATTTCGGGCTTAATAGTGGCGATCGCCCAACAATCTGTAGAGGTCGGAAAGCCTTTCACACTTGACCTTAACCAAGTTAACGCCTTACAGCAGGCAATAAAAGCCTTAAACGATGCAGGTCATATAGGAGAAGCACAAACTGTACTTGCACTTTTGCTAGAACGGGGCAATCTTGAAGCACCTCTTCGTCAATTGCTGATGAAACAACTTAGTCAACCTATCCAAGAATGGCGAAATACGATAGAAGAACTAAGTAAAGCTAAACAGCCTTTTTACATACTCTATTCCAACTCTCAAGGTCAGGAATTAGATTACAAAGTTCGTCACGCTGAGGTGCGCTTTTTTGAGAAACGCTTTTATCTCATGATTTGGTGCGAAGAGACAGCAGACGTAGAAAACGATATCCCAGAATTACCCGAACTTTGGCACAATCGTTGCTTAAGCTTTGAGCGAATTAAGTCTGTTGTCCCAACAAGTGGTGATTGGCGGGGTGAACTTGATTACGTAAAAGTGCAATTACACTTTCGGGGTTGGCTAGCTAAAGCCTATCAACCGAAAGAAGATGATATTGAGGATGACATGATTAATGATGTGCGTCAGGTGGTGCGGCGAGTAGCTAATCCCTTCTGGCTGATTCGAGAAGTATCGCGATATTGGGAAGATTGCGTGATTGTATCACCTGAGAGTCTGCGCGATCGCCTTAAACAAAAACTCCTCACCTTATGCCAGTTATACGATATCGAAACCAGGAGTTAA
- a CDS encoding CRISPR-associated protein Csc3, giving the protein MSKRSRLLNNPPKSLEEIYFSEIRPQLYENHAHHHQYGVRTGTTLAEHLDSACQFILTVSRIADVPENKRPLLLAATAVHDLNKLDTQGHNVKTLARNQEFLREQLEKACVLGFVVSQDDLELVRKLIERHSGHNVSDGARFLPEDPNIERWAAMLTAADLFDLGIPDAQRFRKLEKELTVAFGRSCNLFRISISEDKGYITALLLGACEEVLQKYGLNPLAIFPDGELFEGEALANVDLTKEIAAVWQSKIDQVFGNNIERLVRATKDGIKVSHQAIQQNIEEVLVNVEALLERKKAGYKSDKIAKDVTKWGEAAGADALIKAAELQLLPVSNAEEFAISEGLKAAYLSYREAGLSPKEVWDKIAHHTGISELQRIAIEPFNGQYGRPLFAAKAAVKGIEGIKEALQESFQLRKESTQISEETEVSEEMIAAVSRMVNLPFAIRLNGVDDLNAYVEANPRQRCSLGSTSTDIDELISDNMPPGTKVQAFSNRLPGGISAEPKRQADSIAALAYQLMAVGANFPAVKKQDPLYLHLALPKGSAPELLRIWRGLLKQLATTNAEGGTVTIDEFKLYRDNQLEFKANKVVGLALPKRPDFVHTSVIIPLLWGDVNNSLALLKSLRLALEISLSLDIGFPFTLSSNLEVELFSDVYGRIEGIPSALQTLLGNGQYQQRQDAEKILERLRCIGKLATSVASIQKADDCLYDLARACVRPIELYYVLLRWTLREQDEPNLSVIWSRICEPLNTLLENLMPNETSLLTKYLKEAAQIAAQGNLKGSSFTRTAQAEPFTAFIAAIRSQKSHLDLEIIFAALVQQYYTRLDRINREYRVGATKLDQVKRYYDVLQKLYEEVYSARPEKFLSDQKTLEAAYLFFLEEARKQLKSQSEDDSVETTTTV; this is encoded by the coding sequence ATGTCCAAGCGTAGTCGGCTTTTGAATAATCCTCCTAAGTCTTTGGAGGAGATTTATTTCAGTGAAATTCGCCCCCAGCTTTACGAAAATCATGCACATCATCATCAGTACGGCGTGAGAACGGGTACAACCCTTGCAGAACACCTGGATTCTGCGTGTCAGTTCATTTTGACAGTTAGCCGAATCGCAGATGTCCCAGAAAATAAAAGACCTTTGCTACTAGCTGCAACTGCTGTACATGACCTGAATAAATTAGATACTCAAGGACACAATGTTAAAACCCTGGCGAGAAATCAGGAATTTTTACGAGAACAACTAGAAAAGGCTTGTGTACTTGGCTTTGTTGTCTCACAAGATGATTTGGAGTTAGTCAGAAAGCTAATTGAGCGCCATTCAGGTCATAACGTCAGCGATGGGGCAAGATTTTTACCAGAAGACCCAAATATTGAACGTTGGGCGGCGATGCTTACAGCTGCGGACTTATTTGATTTAGGAATTCCAGATGCACAACGTTTTCGCAAACTGGAAAAAGAATTAACCGTTGCTTTTGGGCGAAGCTGTAACCTTTTTAGAATTAGCATTTCTGAAGACAAAGGCTATATTACAGCCCTATTGCTCGGTGCTTGCGAAGAGGTTTTGCAAAAGTATGGGTTAAATCCTTTAGCAATTTTCCCTGATGGCGAACTTTTTGAAGGTGAAGCTTTAGCAAATGTAGATTTGACAAAAGAAATAGCTGCTGTTTGGCAAAGTAAAATTGACCAAGTTTTTGGAAATAATATCGAAAGACTTGTCAGAGCTACTAAAGATGGTATTAAGGTTTCTCATCAAGCCATCCAACAAAATATTGAGGAAGTTTTGGTAAATGTTGAGGCTCTTTTAGAAAGGAAAAAAGCTGGATACAAATCAGACAAGATTGCTAAAGATGTAACTAAGTGGGGTGAAGCGGCTGGTGCAGATGCACTAATAAAAGCGGCTGAACTTCAGTTATTACCTGTAAGTAATGCGGAAGAGTTTGCCATATCTGAAGGTTTAAAAGCAGCTTACCTTAGTTACCGTGAAGCCGGATTAAGCCCTAAAGAAGTTTGGGATAAAATCGCTCATCATACGGGTATATCGGAACTTCAGCGTATTGCAATTGAGCCGTTTAATGGTCAATATGGGCGACCTTTATTTGCTGCTAAAGCTGCTGTTAAAGGAATTGAGGGTATTAAAGAAGCTCTACAAGAATCTTTTCAACTAAGAAAGGAAAGTACACAAATATCTGAAGAAACAGAAGTATCTGAAGAAATGATTGCAGCCGTTAGCCGAATGGTAAATTTACCTTTTGCCATTCGGTTAAATGGAGTCGATGATTTAAATGCTTATGTAGAAGCAAATCCCAGACAAAGATGCTCTTTAGGTTCTACTTCTACTGATATAGATGAGCTAATTTCAGATAATATGCCTCCTGGGACAAAAGTACAAGCTTTTTCTAATCGCTTACCGGGTGGTATCAGTGCTGAACCGAAAAGACAAGCAGATTCAATTGCAGCTTTAGCTTACCAATTAATGGCAGTTGGGGCAAACTTTCCTGCTGTTAAAAAACAAGACCCGCTTTATTTGCACTTAGCATTACCTAAAGGTTCTGCTCCAGAACTATTGAGAATTTGGCGTGGACTTTTAAAACAACTTGCAACGACAAATGCTGAAGGTGGTACTGTCACTATTGATGAATTTAAATTGTATAGAGATAACCAACTTGAATTTAAAGCTAATAAAGTAGTTGGTTTAGCATTACCAAAGCGTCCTGATTTTGTTCATACATCTGTCATTATTCCTTTACTTTGGGGAGATGTTAATAATTCTTTAGCTTTACTAAAGTCACTGAGGCTTGCTTTAGAAATTTCCTTGTCTTTAGATATTGGCTTTCCTTTTACCTTGAGTAGCAATCTAGAGGTGGAGTTATTTAGTGATGTTTACGGACGAATAGAGGGAATTCCTTCTGCACTGCAAACTTTATTAGGAAATGGACAATATCAACAGCGCCAAGATGCAGAAAAAATTCTTGAGCGACTACGTTGCATTGGCAAACTAGCAACATCTGTTGCAAGTATTCAGAAAGCTGATGATTGTTTGTATGATTTGGCTCGTGCTTGTGTCAGACCAATTGAACTTTATTATGTCTTGCTACGTTGGACTCTGCGAGAACAAGACGAACCAAACTTGAGTGTTATTTGGAGTCGCATTTGTGAACCGTTAAATACTTTGTTGGAGAATCTTATGCCAAATGAAACCTCGCTTTTAACTAAGTATCTCAAAGAAGCTGCTCAAATTGCAGCACAAGGAAACCTGAAGGGAAGTTCTTTTACAAGAACTGCTCAAGCAGAACCTTTTACAGCCTTTATTGCTGCTATTCGTTCTCAAAAATCCCATCTGGATTTAGAGATAATTTTTGCTGCCTTAGTGCAGCAATATTACACTCGTCTAGACCGAATTAATCGTGAATATCGTGTAGGTGCAACAAAGTTGGATCAAGTTAAGCGTTATTACGATGTATTACAAAAACTATATGAGGAGGTTTATTCGGCACGTCCTGAAAAGTTTTTATCTGACCAAAAAACTTTAGAAGCTGCTTATTTATTCTTCCTTGAGGAAGCACGTAAACAACTTAAAAGTCAATCTGAAGATGATTCTGTCGAAACAACTACAACTGTTTAA
- the cas7d gene encoding type I-D CRISPR-associated protein Cas7/Csc2 → MSISKLSSVLATSYENFPKGRFITLVVLRTTHSETIFRTEGSGEPMCSEFVQAGLEGENQKTIIQRLVMTKRKQVAPERRYGREHLRAHELLYTNPKDGSLCSLNTNAPCEMCVDCFLYGFAAGGGGAQKSRIWTEDAFSILPASDVVGDRTINAIYETGTMRDEKGNASTALNTSEYIKPGVHFLDVVTLKDVTADELRYIIGNILFTSRYGAVSSRVGRMENEILGVFGSITELPSSLELVQATYDVLGKPLEHPLNINQLITASKQVIANWKNKRGVSVQLSEEELANLLTDVETNWSPDERDNFLKRLTQSYESFRQVAPEKNKGKGKSKGKNTPVEVEI, encoded by the coding sequence ATGTCCATTTCAAAACTTTCCTCGGTTCTAGCAACAAGTTATGAGAACTTCCCCAAAGGACGTTTTATTACTTTAGTTGTTTTAAGGACAACCCATTCTGAAACTATCTTTCGCACAGAAGGTTCAGGTGAGCCAATGTGTAGCGAATTTGTCCAAGCTGGTTTAGAGGGTGAAAATCAAAAAACTATAATTCAACGTTTGGTAATGACTAAGCGTAAACAAGTAGCACCAGAAAGACGCTACGGACGAGAACATTTAAGAGCGCATGAGCTTTTATACACTAACCCTAAAGATGGTTCTCTTTGTTCTTTAAATACTAATGCACCTTGTGAAATGTGTGTAGATTGTTTCCTCTACGGCTTCGCGGCTGGTGGGGGTGGCGCTCAAAAAAGCCGGATTTGGACTGAAGATGCTTTTAGTATTTTACCTGCTAGTGATGTTGTAGGCGATCGCACAATAAATGCCATCTACGAAACTGGCACAATGCGCGATGAAAAAGGTAACGCCTCAACAGCTTTAAATACCAGCGAATACATCAAACCAGGCGTGCATTTTCTGGATGTCGTCACCCTAAAAGATGTAACTGCGGATGAACTGCGGTATATCATCGGTAACATTCTGTTCACAAGTCGTTATGGTGCAGTTTCCAGTCGTGTTGGACGTATGGAAAATGAGATATTAGGTGTATTTGGTAGTATTACCGAACTTCCTAGTTCTCTAGAACTTGTACAAGCTACTTATGATGTCTTAGGTAAGCCTTTAGAACACCCTTTGAATATTAATCAATTAATTACAGCCAGCAAACAAGTAATTGCTAATTGGAAAAATAAGAGAGGGGTTTCTGTGCAGTTATCTGAAGAAGAATTAGCCAATTTGCTGACTGACGTAGAAACTAATTGGTCACCAGATGAACGTGATAATTTTCTCAAGCGTTTAACGCAATCCTATGAATCCTTCCGTCAGGTTGCACCTGAGAAAAACAAAGGTAAAGGTAAAAGCAAAGGCAAAAATACACCAGTTGAAGTAGAGATTTAG